The nucleotide window gtggtgtggagagggtgaataaagaaaagttatgtacttgttcccataatataagaactagaggacaccaaatgaaattaatgggtagcaggtttaaaactaataaaagaaagttcttcttcacatagcgcacagtcaacctgtggtactccttgccagaggaggctgttaaGGCtcagactataacagagtttaaaaaagagctagataaaattcatggaggttaggtccataaaaggctattagccagggggtaaggaatggtgcccctggcctctgtttgtcacaggctggagaaggatggcaggagacaaattgcttgatcattgtcttcggtccacaactctggggcacctggcagtggtcactgttggcagacaggatattgggctagaaggagctttggtctgacccagtaggccattcttatgttatgttcagtGTGGaatcatgtcctctggaatggtggctgaagcatgaagggcaCACAAAGTGAGGagcacatctggcatgtaaattcCTTACAAcgccagctacaaaagtgccatgtaaGCACTCTGTTTTCACtgtcaggtgacactgtaaataagaaggGGGTAGCACTCTCTTGCATAAATGCCATTAGCCacaagtttgtttttaaattgctatTAATCTGAGTTAATTAACTCGCATGATTGATCAACAGCTCTAGTTCAAACAGATAAATGGTAACTTTAAAATCAGGAATATTATTTCCAACTCTTAAAGCTTAGATCCCAAGGCTAATGGTAGTTCTCTATGAAATTAGCACAGTATCTCAATTAATAAGGGTTGTTTTTTGACTGGTGTTTGAATTTAAAACCTAATTATTTAAGCCAGCCCCCATTGTAGGTATTCCAGAAGTAATTCTGTTTTAAATAACCTTGTTCTGAAAACCTATTTAAAGCCTCTGCTGGGCAGCCTCCTGTCCTTGGTGCAAAATGAATTTGTAAGTGTGTATGTTTATATAGCAGAATTAATACATTCCAGATACTCTTCCATCTCAAATGGGCAAACTGTGGACCTAGCGACTAGTCCAGTTAACCAAGCTGAACAGGAGGTAGACTTGGAAGAGGGTTCTAAAGCGGGAATTCTCCCTCCATGTGGATCTGCAGCTGCTACTGCAGCCTGTTACATCAGCTGTAACCTTCTCCAGACAAAAAAAGATATGAAGAGATTACCTGGGATGGCAAGTTCAGATCCACTGGCTCAACCTCAGCCTTCCTCCAAAACCCTGCTCTGGCGAATTATGCTCCAGACACAAAGCAGACCAAgaattattagggatgtaagcaactagtcgagtagttgagtcactacttgactacgcGCTCCCCCCCGGCTGTCCCTGTATCAGAGCCACccaggctcttactgcatttaacaAGCAGTGCcgcccccaggagctaacccccttatcaactaatcgagcagtcgatggacattccatcaactactcaattagcttatTAATCATTATTTAACATTCCTAAGAATTATATCACTCCTCCCCGCAAACCAGGGTGCACCTAAGTCTCTAGGCCTTACTCCAAAGCGTAGGTAGAGCCAGTGGGCCtattttgcagattttttttttctggaaagttcCCCACCAAAATAACGAGAAACATGATTCCTGACATGAAACTCACAGCAGAAATTCACTGCTGTACAGTGGTCCAATTCCAATCTCCATTTCTAATTTGATCAGGACGAATTCACAATTTTACTGGCGGACTTAAACGTTGAATAAGAGCTCAGCATACCTGCACCTGTATGCCCTCTGAAATGTTGGATCTTGGTCCCGGAGCTCCATTCCCAGCAGGCTACCGTGTTATCAAAGGATCCTGTTACAAGCTTTTGTTCATCAAACTTCACTGTAGCACAAGTGTGTGTCTGGATACCATATATGCACTGCCCTGTGCTTACATCCCACAGCTTTGCAGACAAGTCATCTGAACCTACAGTTTAAAAACAAGACAGCTGAGCACAGTATAGTGACACAAATTCCCAGAGTTACACTGAGGTTTTCCACATTCGTCTTAAATTAAGTATTTCCTCTTGACTCATGCAGGGTGAGACTTATTTAAACTAGATTAAAAACTCTATTTATTACCAAAAAATGGTAAAACTCAAAGATGTGAAATCTTTAAACATTATAATAGGCTACTGGCCTTCCTACCTGTACAGAGAAGTCCATCTTTATAGTAAAGTGCATATACTCTGGCACTGTGTCCAATTAATGAGGATGTCTCAAAGGCTTCATGGTCTCTCAGTTGCTTCATTCTTAAAATAGCCTTCAAGTAAACCTTCTTCCAATGCAGAGGGTTCTGAACAGAATCATCTATCTGCCAACCCAAGTTCTTACAAGCAGTTTGCCACACCTCTGTGCAGGCACTTATGACCTTATTCCACTGCTTTGACACGAGGCAACATGTGAGTAAGGTCTGAGGATCAAGCcattttaacaaataaaaacTGAGTTCCAGTGGAAGGAGTTTGAGGAAGTCCCGCTTAAGGAGAATCTCTAGGTTATTGGAGAGGTGCCTGAGCTGGACTGCTCCACTCAAGCTAATCAGGTTATCCAGAGTTTCATTTTTCTGCAGTTCCGTCAGAGAAAGAAATGTAACAGAAATGTTATCAAGCCATGCTTCAAAGTCCTTTTTCTCCATAAGGTTATGGAAAAATTTACCTGTGGTACATCAAAATATTGTGTTAGTTCTGttcaaaaagaaaatgtatacatttttcaTCTTTAATCATGATTTTTTGGCACTCTCAGCCTCACACATTGATAAAGTAAGTCAGTGTAGAAAAAGTACTTTCATTCATTCAATAAATATAGAGTAAGTACAAAGGAGATTCAGTGGTCTTCGGAAATGTATTTGGCCAGAGTAAGTTAATGTTTCTTTTATTAAGGACTAGTGTCATGTTTTCAGGAGAATGGTGGTTTAAATCCTTTTTAGTCCCTGTTGAGTACAGGCTTCATTACCTTTACCTCTCTTTGGGTAAAGTCATGCTTTTTAGCTACCTTAGGACTGGATCTCCAGATAGCAGCCACACTATCTCCCAATGTGTTAATGCAACAACCCCATGGGGGTTTGACATTTGTAAGATCTGTCACTCCAGGAACATTGGACAGCAGCTAATTAAAGTGAATCCCTAAACCAGCCCGCATGTGGCCCGCGGACCGTTTGTTTGCGACCTGCGGCGTAGTTTGGGTTCagacagggctcaacatgcggaccacaggtgggagccaaaacaaaaaaggagtcaatataatggtcttctgttgatatgtgctttagtagttaaattcctggactgtccttgctcattaaaagtgctgtcatatgggtggaaattggataaatattgcatATTATTGCAATACTGCATtttatatcagcagaactgacttaagtggggcctgtgtgttgtgcagaCTTGCCTTAatgtttgtattcatgcccatcagcgtgaaagaaggtatttgcatatatttggatatatttttgcatgtatatgcaaccacatatAAGTTGTGGCCCTTAGCATGtactgtatcattgtggccccccggggcttccaaagttgagtagccctgccctaaacTCTTTATTCAAAACACTTATTCAGGAAAGGATAAAAAGCACACAGACCATAAAGTAAAATCAATAAATATCTATATGTATGTTCTTTCTTACCTACCCTATAATCCTTTCCTTGACAACTTTGGCGAAAGTTACCTAAATCAGGTCCCTCCATCTTTGGGTTGGTGAAATCTCAGTTCCTCCTTTCAGTTTGCGAGTCTTTGTATTCCTGTCAGCTCTCACTGATGTTCCCTAGCAATTCACTCAACAAACTCCCTTTTATAGGCCTGGGGTTCTGCAATGATTTAGTATCCTCCTTTAATCCTAGTTTTAGCATGAGGAAGAATAAAGCATTCTAGCagggatggagccatgtaaatagCTTCTTCCCAATTAATGGCTCAGTCACTGTTATCTTAACCTCTTCTGAATCTGTTTACTTCAAGTGTCTCCACCATTCTTTCTTTACCTAGGAGTTTCTCTTTTACAGCTTCCTCTGATTTAACTCTATGCATTCAGGCAGGCTAATAACACACTGAAACAGAAGTACATAAGATTTTATGCACAGATTCTTATAGGGTTAGACAAATAAGCAACACTTCAAACTGAGGTCACTAAAATCACCACGAGTTACTTTCAAAAAGTGTCTCACTATCCACTTGTACTGTTTAATCTATTAGACAGATAGCTGGAGCTTGTTTGAGAAATCAAAATCCCATGTATTAAGACTGCAAGACTCTGGAAAAAATGTGTCTCTAAGAGCAAAATAAGGTAAGTATCCTAAAAGCATTGCAAGGAAGAAGGGAAAGAACAGTCATGAAGGACAGACCCTAAATGATCCAGACACTTTCTAGCCATAGGAAATTGCTCTATGCCAGGAAATTGTAGCTTTTCTGCATTAGAGCTACAAACAGTAGATGTTATTGTATAGACAGTTTTAGCTTTTAATACCTGTGTAAGTCTATCTGTTCAGTCAACACCTTAGTTTCCTCTACTGACAGCACTGGTGTTTGAGAATACTTCATATTTTCCAAACATAAACATTACTAAAAGAACAGCAGATCTATAGGAAGAGCAACTTGTTTTACAAGCACATTCACCTACAGATACCAAAAATTTACTTTCCTCAAGATTAGTAACGGCTTCGAAATTAATAAAAAGTTTTATGGGAAGACAGCTGACATGACTACAGTTTACTATGAGTTTTGTTAATTTCTCATAGCTACTCCCACTTTGCACTCTGGTGAAgagttttccgtgaaaagcatgtAGCAAGTGCTTAAAATCTCTGATCCTTGTTTGGTGTACACACAAAAATCTAGAGCTAGTTAATTACATGGCCTAAGGAATGGAATTCAATTTTATTGGGTTTTAACCAAAATCTGTTTCAGTTTCTGAGTAATTATTCTAATTATTTTGGGTAGGAAAACAAAAGCTTAACATCCAGTTGACCCACCCATCGCTtgtgtctgcaaattttgcagaaATTTGTTCTGAGTTTTCCAGCACTTGTTTCATTACTGATTTGGGCCAAGCAGCTAACTGGACAGTCTGTTGTTCCTAGTCCCAGCGGTAGTAACGTGTTAAGGGTTCAGTTGGCCACGTACAGAGCAGACCCACTAATCAGTTGCTTACTCACGAGCAGCTCCCCCAGCGTGGCTAAAGACGTTACAGCCTGGCGCGGCACCAACTGCGGGGCAGGTCCTGGCAGCGACAGCCGGCTGCTCACGGGCCCAGGGCGGTGGTCCTACGTCCCGGCGTCACTCACCTCAGGTAGGCGTCGGGCGCGGGGCACCTCTCGGCAGGTGGCATCTCGCTGGGCCCCCCGGAGCGCGCCCGGGAGCGGGCTCGCGCTGCAGCCATGTCTCCCGCCGCCACGCGCGCGCGCACAGACGGTCGCTGCCCCGCCGCGCGTCACCGGAGCCTGCGGGACAAGCTGGCTCCAGCCCCGTCCCTCTGCCCGGGCTCGGCCCCACTGCCACCGAAGCCCACGGCAGCCACTGCCTGGAGCCACAGCTTCCGGCGCGCACAGCAACGTCATCTCCGGGCGCCACGGCCTATTTCCGGTCCCCAGTGCTAATGAAGGGACCGAGAGAGAAGACGACCGAGCGCGGCTTTCCTCTGAGCCATAGAGCGCGACAGTCTTGCTGCCTAGAGCGTCTCCGGAAAGGGCTGGAGTCTGCATCCCGCCGGCATGTCTGCGGAGGAGTCCCAGCCGCTGCTGGGCGCGGGGCGAGCGGACCGCCTGAGGTAAAGGTCGGGTTTGGTGGCACGCGGCGCGAGTCTGCGTCGCTGGCTCCAGGGCCCCTTGGCTCCGTccctctgtgacggcgcgttgggtttcccgcctcctgcacccccgtagcggcACGGACAGAccccgccagccagtagaatagagggagtttattgcgtctccaggacacagcacagatgtcatccgCTTACAGGAACCGGGCtcggatgcctcaggcccccttgagatgggggagactgggcccctaaatcccagcccctttccctaggctgtctcctccatgctcccagacagaaactaaaactctcttccagccctgcccccagccaggggcggcatcccaccttcctttgtttctctccctgggagggtagctggtcagacaggttgagagacctttgtctagtgactcatcccctgtcctgctgggtcctgctacagacagcagccagtgggggtcacccacaagccccagcatagcaaccagcaaggtacccccactatgtcacaccctCCCTGGTGCGGCGTCAGCCCCTGGCCTCGGCtgtaccaaagggatacaatcaaagcagacggacactgttggcgcATGACACGAaacgacagtgtccgtctgctatgtaaattggacaaacgtctcagacacttcgccaaagaatcaatgcacacaaaacggatatcagacaatatcacaaagaaaaaacagtttcttgccatttcaaccagaaagggcattgtctcaatgacttgattacctgcatactgcttcaaagacattttaacaccagacttgaaagagaaacctctgaactgtcattcatgcttaaatttgacattttatgcctgggtctcaacaaagacactaattatcttacccattacaaagatagcttccccaattatcacctctaatttcattagctcacagacatttacctcccccccccccccatccctcctctgttctgaaatctgaAATTCCAAAATATGTTTAGAGCAGCAGTGAAAAGTCTCAAATACTCTAAAGATGCATTCTTTTAATCTCAAGTTAAATACAGATTACTTTGAAATGCTAAAGGTTTCAATACGCTTCAGACAATAAAAGGATATGTAACATAAGTGGACAGAAGATTATGGGGTAGTTATTTGAGATTAGATAACTAATGCAGTTCCCTCAGCCATGTCAGCAATTTCGGTGGAGGATCAGGTGACAGAAGTTATGGCTGTGGTTTAGAACTAAATATTTGTAATTAAGAGAACTTCCTGAGAGACCTCTTTCACTTCTGTTACTAAATCTCTTTTTAGTGTTGTGTGTTTGATCTGGCTGAAACCTTTGATTCCAAATTAGTCAGAAACAAATACAAAGATATGTGTAATGACATTGCGTTTATTACTAATGTCATTGGCTTTgctaatggggggggaggggacatttgCTAAGTCTAGCTTTGAGAGAATTAAATACCTGTAAATTCAAGTCCAGATCACTATGTGCGCACCAGATACTCTGGTTCCCCTAcaacagcggttctcaaactttttgggctctggagttctttacatgcataaaaatttatgcggcgccccagtggtccactgattgtatgtgttgtacctattgatgtttccagtttgtcaaccttgctccccgcagagcacagtttgagaaacactgccttacaaTAAAAGCCCGTTTACCAGCACTTCACCTACTGGCAATTCTGATGTGCACAGAGAGCCTGATTTGTGGTGCAGTGATGGCACATGGCTAGGGCCTGGGAAGGATTATTGGGCACACTCTGGGACAGGATGAGTATGAGTACAAGAGGGAGCTTGAGgtagggatatgaaaggttaacGGGTGATGTTTACCActtagccttttacatccctaattgtagCTGTTATCTGATGCTGTTGACTAAGACTTATAGGtgtgtggggttttgtttttgtttttttctctccaatggctggggaagatccttcTTTGACCTGGCGTTCAGCTGAAAACTGGGTATCTGGCCACCCTAGTTACAGTTTATGTTCTGTTCAAAACAGGGATGTTAAACACGTATTTGTGTAACCTGTAAaagtttcagcagttacacacacatgtggggggaggcaggtgggagctggcttttaagctggttccccatgagcaccggaTCTCACCtgcccctccgccctccccctgatgcctctgatagaggcagcagtgggagacgggttgggggggggagggggaagagagccagTATGCACAAGGACCCATCTTGAAAGCCAGCTTGCTGTGTGTACCTGCTCCTGCCTACCTCCACCTTTGccccctgcactactgcctgtCAGAGGTAGTGGGgcagagccagtgcttgtgggaagctggttttttaaaTCGCCTCCCCTGAGCGccactctgcctgcccccctgtgctcctgcctttGTGgacttgtatcagaggcagtaagtaCAGGAGGGCAGGCGGCTCCTTGGGAGCTAGCCTAAAAGCTGGCTTACCACGGAGACCAGCTTcctcatcaccaccaccaccaccgattgcctctgatacaggcttaTTGGATAATTGTGGATCCCTAGTTCAGAATCTGTCCTCACTTTCTACTTCATTGACAGCCTTTTCCACCTCATTTTCCCTAAAACTAATTTAAGCAATTTAAATTTGTGTCCTGGAACATTTAAATGCCTGCCTTATATTTTCAGATGTCTCTAGATTCTTGCCTAGACTGAGCTTGTCTGATGGATTGTGCTGAGGATTCTGAAACATTAACTGATCTATTTACATACTTAATTGACCAGGTCACACAATTTTAGTTATAAAGCATATTACAAAACAGACTTTTCTTTGGCTTTTGCAGTAATGCCAGTTTGACTAACTGAATCACCAACAGTTGTACAGAAATGGAGAATTTCTGTTTGATGTTTGGCTCTCTTTCAGCAAAGTCCAGAACAGGAAGCTATATCTGGCCACCTTTGCTGCTGTTTTGGGACCCCTCAGCTTTGGATTTGTCCTGGGTTACAGTTCACCAGCTATTCCAGATCTGAAGAAAATTAGTGACCCTAAATTAAGATTAGACACCAATGAAGCATCTTGGTTTGGGGTAAGTCCCTGCAAAATGCCTTATAGTGCATTCCTGatttaataagaaaaaaatccttACACATTTTCAGGTGTGGGGGCAGATCTATTTTGAGAAGACTTTGTATGAGACTAGGCAGCTAGATTTAATAATGGAATCTGGACCTTTTCTATTGAGGTAAATTCTTCAGATTTTGGTTTCCATATGGTGGCTGTTTGGTGTTCTGTGAAATGAATTTAGAATTTTCTGCCCCATgctatgtaaaatcccatttaattggttaactggctaaAATTGATGTTTatccagttaaccaattaaaacgGTAGAGCAGCCACCCTGGCTAGCCTGTATGACCACTTTTCCCACTCTACCCCCCTCCGGtaagggctgctgcagcccagccagagcagctcctgcctgccctggacGGGGCCTGCTCTgggtggccagagcagcccctgcccatgcacCTTTGTGGAGTTGGAGCAATTCCCTGCCCGTGGCAGATAGGGAACTGCAGCCTCCCACTGGTTAatcagaactggtaagcatcacccatttatctgcatgtgggcaatggtaaataaAATATCTCATGgggcacacacagaaccccaatagACTACAGGTTTTCCACCACTGATGTAGAAGGTGGTTGTACCACTGCTCAGGCAGAGCCTCTTTAAACAATTGAGGCTAGTCaagctggccactcctgagcctttaaaacattttaaatggccCTTTCTAAATGGTGCACAGTAATTCTAGTGTTAGCTGTCTGACAATAGCTAATCTCTTTCACTGCAATGTCTCTTAATTTTATATCGAGGATATAATTAGGGATGTGACTAGTCGCGCGACTACTCGAGTATTCACTGGGCATCAGAGACACAGCAGTCCCAGAGTGGGAGGGACACAGCTGCCCCAGAGATGGGGGAACAGCAGAGGGAAAATAACCCCAGAAAGGGTTGGGCAGCCACAGAGCCATTCTGACAATAGCTCCAGAGCTGGGGAACACCTCAGAGTTGGGTGACAGCAGCACCACAGCTTGGGTAGTAGTAGCTCCAGAGCTGGGCAgacagcatcccagaatcagggtAACATCAACCCAAGAGCTGGGAACAGCAACCCCAGGACTGCCCTGAGAAATCAAGTGCTGTTTTTGGATAGCATTTAAAAAAGTTATGTAGGATAAATCCAGCCAGTGTTTTTCtctggttgtgggttttttttttttaaagtggaaacACACTATATGTAAGACCAAAAAgatatacatgcacacacactttttaaaaagacaatctttctaaaagtgtACCCAAAGAGTAAAAATCAAGTTTTCAGCTACCAATGttggagaaagattggatggctaagtatGATTCAAGGGAGTTGCTAAcagttagccatccaatctttctccaaCATTGATAGCtgaaaacttgattttttttgtactcttttggtgcgcttttagaaagatttgtctctttaataaaaaaaaaaaatgattttttttttctcaaaggcTGTGGGGAAGTATAGCTCATGTATTTGTGTGCTTGTTTTCTGAAGTCCATAGTGACattaggagctgctgctggaggaatcCTGGGAGGCTATATTGTGGATAAAATTGGGAGGAAACTGAGTTTGATGCTGTGCTCAGTACCGTATGTCTCTGGGTTTACAGTTATCATATCTGCCCAGAATGTTTGGATGCTTTACGTTGGACGACTATTGACTGGGTTAGCCAGCGGCATTACTTCTCTTGTTGTTCCAGTAAGTGAAACTTtacctttttccctttttctaaCTCAACATAGTTTGAAAATGTTGGACGAGAGAAAATAATCTTAAAATCATGACTGACACCACAGTAGTGGCACCCATGGAACCTGAACGGCAATCCTGTCATGACATCATGCAATAACCATATGACTATGATATCAGAGTAAGATAGGACAGCATATAAGTGTTAGATAGGACTGACTTTAAAGATGGATTACGTGTATTTCTTTGTGGTGCCTGAAAGACACAGCTAAGATGATTTGGGTTTCCTAATGGCACTGCAAGTCCTCAGTGTTTGTATTTCCTTTCTTGTTCAATATTAACTGAATTTTCCAGATTTATAATACTTgttaagacacgagaagtaattccactctactctgcgctgattaggcctcatttggagtacagtaaaactccattggtccggcactcctgatggcccggcaccatcaggaacctggaagtccTCCGGgtagccggaccattggagctgctctgccctcggcttccccaattcagccgctgctgaaactgaccagcagctgaatcagggaagctgggggcagagcagctggagtgctgcaggtAGGTCCCTTAGGGTTGCCCCTCAGCAGCTACAGAGTCCTGTTTTTTATCAGTGTCTCTTTTAAACtgtatggcagcacagcttcacaggtgattaatcagccctgcccagacagAGGCTCAGGGGCTCAATGCATGGAGCTGACCGACTGGGTGGtactgattaatcacttgtgaagctgtgctgccctgcagctcagagggaacactgactgttATCATGTAATATTTCTAAAAAGGTTAAGATACGTAGTATCTTTCTAAAAGGCTTGACTTCTATAGTTGGACCCAATCTGTTGGGAAACTTGTGGGAAGAAAAGATAGGGTAACTGCAGAACCCTGTTTGGGGGTTTGAGGGCAGTCTCATAGCTGGTGATGTGTTTCTAAGCCCCTGGCCATGGGGCTCAGTCGGCTCTGcagccactctgcctcttcccccaagtgcCTCCCTTGCAGTCCTTACTCAGTCAACAGTGGTCCCTGTGCTGCCACCAAGCAAAGGGTATgtatcccaggagacactgtggaCAATGGAGAGAAACATGGTCCTGTTGCTCCTGGGAGCCCACACCAGCACTTCCTCTTGGCAGTGCAGCAGTATCTGCTCCAAGAGTATGGGTGGTAATTTTGAGGATGATCCAATATATTCTTCACATGTAACAAAAGATGAATCCCTTCTTTAAATGCAAAATGTAACTATCTGAATGATGGAGCCACGGTGGACACTTCCATAATTGCTTATAGGGCTTGACTGACTCTAAAATGTCAGTCTAGTTCTGAGAGGTGAGAGACTGCCATTGAGCTGGCAAGTGATTTATCTGAAACACGGTGAGAAAGTCTTATGCCCTGATCTACAAAGAGTTGTGTACAGATGAATCCTCATGTGCAGAgccccattcaagtcagtggAGTTGTTTCCACCTCTGTGTATCTGTTACCAGAATCCTGGAATTATTTTGTAGCTCTCATTCAGCAAAGTTGTGTCAATCTCTGGGATGCTAGGTTTTTGTCTTGTATGCAAGCTGTAGCATTTTGCTTTCTATTAGTTTTGGCATCTTGTTTGGTATCTTCAGGAGGATCTTTCTTGGAATCAATGTAAATTCCCAAAAGTGACACTGCTGGTTCTAGTCGTTCCAATATAGCTGCTTATTGTTCACATAGTGATGATGAGTGTATTTTTAACAAGTTTTCTTCAATATCAACTGTTCTTACATTTTAAAACTTTGTTAATACTTTCTAATTCTGCATTTTAGGTGTATATTTCTGAAATATCCCACCCAAAAATTCGAGGAACACTTGGTTCATGTGTTCAGCTGATGGTGGTGACTGGCATATTGGGAGCTTATGTGGCAGGTACTGCTCTTAGTTTTAGAATGATAGAAATGGTgggctggaagggagcttgagTAGTCATCAAATCAAGCCCCCTCTCCTGTGGCATGACCAAGTACATTtggaccatccctggcaggtctttgtccaacttgttcttaaacttccaggctgtctctacattggcacccctttccggaaaagggatgctaatgagaccagtcggaattgcaaatgccccaggagatttaaatatccccccgcggcatttgcatgaacatggctgccgcttttttccggctcggggttttgccagagaaaagcgccagtctagacaggatcttgcagaaaataagcccttttccagaagatcccttattcccccTACTTGATAAATCCATTCTGGCTatgtggcaggcagggctagTGAAACTTCTTCAGACTTCAGGAGGAGAATCAAGTAATTGCTTGCAGAACCACtctgaggaaggagaaaatgtacACGCGTTGCTTTATCAGAGCTAGTACAGTTCACTGTCAGTTGATTCTTTTATGTTCTTTCCCCTTCCCATCTCAGGAATGGCACTCGGATGGCGCTGGCTGGCTGTGCTATGTTCTCTCCCACCCTGTCTAATGCTCCTGTTCATGTCCTTCATGCCTGAAACACCCAGGTTCCTGCTGAACCAGAACAAACGCCCAGAAGCTATGGCTGCTTTACAGTTTCTATGGGGACCAGAGGTGGACCATGAATGGGAATGTAGGCAGCTTGAAATCAGTGCTGACGAGCAGGTGATGAAGGTTTTGTTCTGGTTTACACTAAAAGCTTTTATTATTCAGTAAAGAAGAGATGTGGTTAAATACGGCTATTACATATGTTGTGCGTGTGGTCAAAGCTAATAG belongs to Pelodiscus sinensis isolate JC-2024 chromosome 22, ASM4963464v1, whole genome shotgun sequence and includes:
- the FBXW2 gene encoding F-box/WD repeat-containing protein 2; translation: MEKKDFEAWLDNISVTFLSLTELQKNETLDNLISLSGAVQLRHLSNNLEILLKRDFLKLLPLELSFYLLKWLDPQTLLTCCLVSKQWNKVISACTEVWQTACKNLGWQIDDSVQNPLHWKKVYLKAILRMKQLRDHEAFETSSLIGHSARVYALYYKDGLLCTGSDDLSAKLWDVSTGQCIYGIQTHTCATVKFDEQKLVTGSFDNTVACWEWSSGTKIQHFRGHTGAVFSVDYNDELDVLVSGSADFTVKVWALSTGMCLNTLTGHTEWVTKVVLQKCKVKSLMHSPGDYILLSADKYEIKIWPIGREINCKCLKTLSVSEDRSISLQPRLHFDGKYIVCSSALGLYQWDFASYNILRVIKPADFANLSLLGFGDIFALLFDNKYLYIMDLRTEKLISRWPLPEYRKSKRGSSFLAGEMSWLNGLDGQNDMGLVFATSMPDHSIHLVLWKEHG
- the SLC2A8 gene encoding solute carrier family 2, facilitated glucose transporter member 8 isoform X1, with protein sequence MSAEESQPLLGAGRADRLSKVQNRKLYLATFAAVLGPLSFGFVLGYSSPAIPDLKKISDPKLRLDTNEASWFGSIVTLGAAAGGILGGYIVDKIGRKLSLMLCSVPYVSGFTVIISAQNVWMLYVGRLLTGLASGITSLVVPVYISEISHPKIRGTLGSCVQLMVVTGILGAYVAGMALGWRWLAVLCSLPPCLMLLFMSFMPETPRFLLNQNKRPEAMAALQFLWGPEVDHEWECRQLEISADEQHGLSIAEFKNPSIYKPFLIGVALMFFQQVTGINAIMFYAETIFEEANFKDSRMASVVVGSIQVCFTAVAALIIDKTGRKVLLSISGVIMAISTAAFGLYCKLILPNPRNSSQPDLLTTPNSVFAGAENSLAWLAVVSLGLFITGFALGWGPIPWLVMSEIFPLKARGISSGACVLTNWFMAFLITKEFHDLTHFLTSHGTFWLFSAFCILNIIFTVLYVPETKGRTLEQIEAHFRRLPVT
- the SLC2A8 gene encoding solute carrier family 2, facilitated glucose transporter member 8 isoform X3, which gives rise to MSAEESQPLLGAGRADRLSKVQNRKLYLATFAAVLGPLSFGFVLGYSSPAIPDLKKISDPKLRLDTNEASWFGSIVTLGAAAGGILGGYIVDKIGRKLSLMLCSVPYVSGFTVIISAQNVWMLYVGRLLTGLASGITSLVVPVYISEISHPKIRGTLGSCVQLMVVTGILGAYVAGMALGWRWLAVLCSLPPCLMLLFMSFMPETPRFLLNQNKRPEAMAALQFLWGPEVDHEWECRQLEISADEQHGLSIAEFKNPSIYKPFLIGVALMFFQQVTGINAIMFYAETIFEEANFKDSRMASVVVGSIQVCFTAVAALIIDKTGRKVLLSISGVIMAISTAAFGLYCKLILPNPRNSSQPDLLTTPNSVFAGAENSLAWLAVVSLGLFITGMNLGLVEESDLLH